The genome window CCATGAGGAAGATTCCGGGTTGAGCCTCGGTCTGGGAGACTTTGAAGAGGATATGGGCAACTCGCTCGACCTGGGACTCGGCGACTTCGAGGAAGGCGACACACTCGGCCTCAATGCGTCCCAACCGAAAACGATGGAAGCGCAAGCCTCGCCCGACGCCCCTCGCCAACCCCATGACGTGTGGGCGCTGTGGCCGGCGGTGCGTTACGACTACAAATACATCCCGACCGAGAGCAGCACCGGCCGCGTCGCTCTGGCCGCCCCGTATGAAGAACCATCGGTGGATGGATCGCGCCTCATCCCTTCATCGTGGGAAGACGGCCATTACCTCGGCACCGACGACCGCGGCCGCGACGTGCTGGCGCGCCTGATTTACGGCTTCCGCATCTCCATGATCTTCGGCATCTCGCTGGCGATCACGGGAACGATCATCGGCTGCCTCCTGGGCGGCGTGCAGGGATTCTTCGGCGGCTGGATCGATCTCATCGGCCAACGCATGACCGAAATCTGGGGATCGATTCCGCGCCTCTACATCCTCATCATCCTGAGCGCGTTTCTGGTGCCCTCTTCCCTGCTGCTGTTTGCCATTTTGAACCTGACCGCCTGGATGGGCATCGCCGCCTACATCCGCGCCGAATTTTTAAAAGGCCGCAACCTGGAATACGTGAAAGCGGCGCGCGCCTTGGGCGTGTCCAACCCTTCCATCATGCGCCGCCATATTCTGCCCAACTCGCTGACGCCGGTGATCACGTTTTTCCCGTTCGAGGTGACGGCGGGCATCCTCGCTCTGGTCAGTCTCGATTACCTGAACCTCGGCGTGCCCAGTCCCGCCCCCAGCATCGGCGAGCTTTTGGCGCAGGGCAAAAACAATTTGCAGGCCATCTGGATTTTGCTGCCGACGTTCCTGCTGTTGACCACCACGCTCACCCTGTTGACGTTTGTCGG of Nitrospina watsonii contains these proteins:
- a CDS encoding ABC transporter permease subunit; amino-acid sequence: MQPTADVKTSESPVGDENLELAVDDFNEKDFDPALLRTLNEIHEEDSGLSLGLGDFEEDMGNSLDLGLGDFEEGDTLGLNASQPKTMEAQASPDAPRQPHDVWALWPAVRYDYKYIPTESSTGRVALAAPYEEPSVDGSRLIPSSWEDGHYLGTDDRGRDVLARLIYGFRISMIFGISLAITGTIIGCLLGGVQGFFGGWIDLIGQRMTEIWGSIPRLYILIILSAFLVPSSLLLFAILNLTAWMGIAAYIRAEFLKGRNLEYVKAARALGVSNPSIMRRHILPNSLTPVITFFPFEVTAGILALVSLDYLNLGVPSPAPSIGELLAQGKNNLQAIWILLPTFLLLTTTLTLLTFVGDGIRNAFDPRKAE